Proteins co-encoded in one Brassica rapa cultivar Chiifu-401-42 chromosome A02, CAAS_Brap_v3.01, whole genome shotgun sequence genomic window:
- the LOC103853099 gene encoding uncharacterized protein LOC103853099, whose product MGKIKKVNPRAHITAPYPLPPSCCKKQWSGTKCSVCLESPHNAVLLLCSSYHKGCRPYMCATSTRFANCLDQYRKSHGSEQLPLLCPLCRGQVKGWTVVEEARAHFNSKRRTCMQENCSFKGNFKKLKKHMTEKHPHACPRAIDPALETQWKRLERERDRRDVISTIMSSTPGAVVLGDYVIEPRRGGVYDGEDEEDYSSDDSLSNNGVLDLDSWRGQNRHIRFIDMESSDFASSSRSPAPPSRSGFLVHRNQRGGNRGR is encoded by the coding sequence ATGGGGAAAATCAAGAAAGTGAATCCTAGGGCTCACATTACTGCACCATACCCATTACCACCGTCTTGTTGCAAGAAACAATGGTCTGGCACAAAATGCTCAGTATGTCTGGAGTCTCCACACAACGCTGTTCTTCTCCTCTGTTCGTCCTATCACAAAGGATGCCGTCCTTACATGTGCGCAACAAGCACCCGTTTCGCCAACTGCCTTGACCAATACAGGAAATCACACGGCAGTGAACAGCTACCTCTTTTGTGTCCGCTGTGCAGAGGTCAAGTGAAAGGCTGGACCGTTGTGGAAGAAGCACGGGCGCATTTCAACTCCAAGAGAAGGACTTGTATGCAGGAAAACTGTTCCTTTAAGGGAAACTTCAAGAAGCTCAAGAAACACATGACGGAAAAACACCCACATGCTTGCCCTAGAGCTATTGATCCAGCTCTTGAGACCCAATGGAAGAGGCTTGAGAGGGAAAGAGACAGGAGAGACGTGATCAGCACGATAATGTCGTCGACCCCAGGTGCTGTTGTGTTGGGAGATTATGTGATAGAGCCGCGTAGGGGAGGTGTTTAtgatggagaagatgaagaagattacAGCTCAGATGATTCTTTGAGCAACAACGGCGTATTGGATCTTGATTCATGGCGAGGACAAAACCGTCATATTCGGTTTATTGATATGGAGTCGAGTGACTTTGCATCATCTTCACGGTCCCCTGCTCCTCCAAGCCGTTCAGGTTTTCTCGTCCATAGGAACCAGAGAGGTGGCAATAGAGGTCGGTAA
- the LOC103853438 gene encoding LOW QUALITY PROTEIN: glucan endo-1,3-beta-glucosidase-like (The sequence of the model RefSeq protein was modified relative to this genomic sequence to represent the inferred CDS: inserted 1 base in 1 codon), which yields LFVGVAGDITGVCYGRNGNNLPSPADTIALYKSNNIDAIRMYEPFADMLEALRGSGLSVAFGPRNEEIQSLAQDXAAATNFVATWILPYKNDVAIKWITIGNEVFPGDIAPFVAAAIKNVNTALTNSGVSGIAVTTVVAMSALENSYPPSAASFLPDLTEIMTEISSILSQTNSPLMANIYPYFAYASDPKDISLDYAVFKSNTPVVIDGDLKYSNMFVAMVDGFNAALEKINARNVVVTVAESGWPTEGNPPYTSVDNARAYNLGLLTCGGATRMRTPRRPETAVDVFLFEMFRENQKQGPVEESFGMFSPDMTPVYTLFCPA from the exons CTTTTTGTAGGCGTTGCAGGGGACATCACCGGAGTTTGTTACGGCCGCAACGGCAACAACCTCCCATCCCCGGCAGATACAATAGCTTTATACAAGAGCAACAACATCGACGCCATCCGTATGTACGAGCCCTTCGCCGATATGCTCGAAGCTCTTCGCGGCTCAGGCCTCTCCGTCGCGTTCGGTCCACGAAACGAAGAGATCCAATCCCTAGCCCAAG CCGCCGCCGCAACTAACTTCGTCGCCACATGGATCCTCCCTTACAAAAACGACGTCGCCATCAAATGGATCACGATCGGGAACGAAGTCTTCCCCGGAGACATCGCTCCATTCGTCGCCGCCGCGATCAAGAACGTCAACACCGCGTTGACAAACTCCGGCGTCTCAGGAATCGCTGTCACGACGGTTGTAGCGATGAGCGCTTTGGAGAACTCGTATCCTCCTTCCGCTGCGAGTTTCCTCCCGGATCTGACCGAGATCATGACGGAGATCTCATCGATCCTCTCCCAGACGAACTCGCCTCTCATGGCGAATATATACCCGTACTTCGCGTACGCGTCGGATCCGAAGGATATATCTCTCGATTACGCGGTTTTCAAATCAAACACTCCTGTAGTGATCGACGGAGATTTGAAGTACAGCAACATGTTTGTGGCGATGGTTGATGGATTCAACGCGGCTTTGGAGAAGATCAATGCAAGGAATGTGGTGGTGACGGTGGCGGAATCTGGGTGGCCTACGGAAGGGAATCCACCGTACACGAGTGTTGATAACGCGAGGGCGTATAACTTGGGGCTCTTGACATGTGGAGGAGCTACGCGGATGCGGACGCCTCGTCGACCGGAGACTGCGGTGGATGTGTTTTTGTTTGAGATGTTTAGAGAGAATCAGAAGCAAGGTCCGGTGGAGGAGAGCTTCGGGATGTTTTCACCTGATATGACTCCAGTCTACACTCTCTTTTGTCCCGcttga
- the LOC103853100 gene encoding uncharacterized protein LOC103853100, whose protein sequence is MQMGDDNPRIMFGVIITVYVDRQTTTVRSFRARPRNEGMWKRGIGRTNGYDRRANLLAHIRQLRSENEAGDSKCDGVESENVPDRPNAKKKKRRWIRKMMSKFRLPFLRPFRRKNRTFRYRQFVPDEEEGEAKSRAYSSDLWKKLKHVVGGLSRGCIRSRKDS, encoded by the exons ATGCAAATGGGAGATGATAATCCCAGGATCATGTTTGGTGTGATCATCACCGTTTACGTTGATCGTCAAACGACGACCGTCCGATCGTTTCGAGCGAGACCGAGAAATGAAGGGATGTGGAAGCGTGGGATCGGAAGGACGAACGGATATGATCGGAGAGCGAATCTTTTAGCTCATATTCGTCAGCTGAGGTCTGAAAATGAAGCCGGAGATTCGAAATGCGACGGCGTAGAGAGTGAAAACGTACCCGACCGGCCGAACGCGAAG AAGAAGAAACGAAGGTGGATAAGAAAAATGATGAGTAAGTTCCGGTTACCGTTTCTCAGGCCATTTCGACGGAAAAACAGGACGTTCAGATACCGCCAGTTTGTTCCAGATGAAGAAGAGGGAGAAGCAAAGAGCAGAGCTTACAGTTCAGATCTTTGG AAAAAGCTTAAACATGTGGTCGGAGGGTTATCACGCGGCTGCATACGAAGTAGAAAAGACTCATGA